Proteins found in one Melospiza georgiana isolate bMelGeo1 chromosome 1, bMelGeo1.pri, whole genome shotgun sequence genomic segment:
- the LOC131093680 gene encoding serpin B6-like, translating into MESLCAANSTFAVDLLRRLCEKNSGQNVFFSPFSISSALSMVLLGSRGSTEAQIRKVLSLKNAQDAHNGYQSLLSEINDPNTKYILRTANRLYGEKTLEFLPSFIESTQKSYHAGLEQMDFLHAWEDSRKQINGWVEERTEGKIQNLLAEGTLNSLTRLVLVNAIYFKGNWKEQFNKQSTREWPFHINKNETKPVQMMFKEATFNMTYVGDLQTKILELPYVGNELSMIILLPDAIQDGSTGLERLERELTLEKLMGWISPEMMSSTEVEVYLPRFKLEEGYDLKPILKSIGMPDAFESGKADFSGMSLVISPGNELVLSEVVHKSFVEVNEEGTEAAAATAMLMCAFSGAIMSTPKFIADHPFLFFIRHNKTCSILFCGRFCCP; encoded by the exons ATGGAAAGCCTCTGTGCagcaaacagcacttttgcTGTGGACCTGTTAAGAAGGCTGTGTGAGAAGAACAGTGGGCAGAATGTGTTCTTTTCACCATTTagtatttcttctgctttgtcCATGGTTTTGCTGGGTTCAAGAGGTAGCACAGAAGCCCAGATTCGTAAG GTGCTTTCTCTGAAGAATGCCCAGGATGCTCACAATGGGTATCAGTCCCTTCTCTCTGAAATTAATGATCCAAACACCAAATACATCCTGAGAACTGCGAACCGCCTCTATGGAGAAAAGACCTTGGAGTTTCTTCCA TCATTTATAGAGTCCACTCAGAAATCCTACCATGCAGGCCTGGAACAGATGGACTTCCTGCATGCTTGGGAGGATTCCAGGAAACAAATCAATGGCTGGGTGGAGGAAAGGACTGAAG GTAAAATTCAGAACCTGTTGGCAGAGGGGACTCTTAATTCCCTGACCAGGCTTGTGTTGGTGAATGCCATCTATTTCAAAGGCAACTGGAAAGAGCAGTTCAACAAACAGAGTACCAGAGAGTGGCCATTCCACATTAATAAG AACGAGACCAAACCTGTGCAGATGATGTTCAAGGAGGCAACTTTCAACATGACTTACGTTGGGGACTTGCAGACCAAAATCCTGGAGCTGCCCTATGTGGGAAATGAGCTGAGCATGATCATCCTGCTCCCTGATGCAATCCAGGATGGCTCCACAGGCTTGGAAAGA ctggaaAGAGAACTTACACTTGAGAAGCTGATGGGTTGGATCAGTCCCGAAATGATGAGTTCTACAGAGGTGGAGGTGTATTTACCCAGATTTAAACTGGAAGAAGGTTATGATCTGAAACCTATTCTAAAAAGCATAGGAATGCCTGATGCATTTGAGTCAGGGAAGGCAGACTTTTCAGGAATGTCACTTGTCATCTCTCCTGGTAATGAGCTGGTGCTCTCTGAAGTGGTTCACAAATCCTTTGTGGAAGTCAATGAAGAAGGCactgaagcagctgctgccacagctatGCTAATGTGTGCGTTTTCCGGTGCAATAATGTCCACTCCAAAATTCATTGCTGATCATCCCTTCCTCTTCTTCATCCGGCACAACAAAACTTGCAGCATTTTGTTCTGTGGCAGATTTTGCTGTCCCTAA
- the LOC131093595 gene encoding serpin B6-like: protein MESLCAANSTFAVDLLRRLCEKKSGQNVFFSPFSISSALSMVLLGSRGSTEAQIRKVLCLKNAQDAHNGYQSLLSEINDLNTKYILRTANRLYGEKTLEFLPSFIESSQKSYHAGLEQMDFLHAWEDSRKQINVWVEERTEGKIQNLLAEGTLNSLTRLVLVNAIYFKGNWEEQFNKQSTREWPFHINKKETKPVQMMFKEATFNMTYVGDLQTKILELPYVGKELSMIILLPDAIQDGSTGLERLERELTHEKLMGWISPEMMSSTEVKVYLPRFKLEEGYDLKPILKSMGMPDAFESGKADFSGISPGNELVLSEVVHKSFVEVNEEGTEAAAATAMLMCACSGAIMSTPKFIADHPFLFFIRHNKTCSILFCGRFCCP, encoded by the exons ATGGAAAGCCTCTGTGCagcaaacagcacttttgcTGTGGACCTGTTAAGAAGGCTGTGTGAGAAGAAAAGTGGGCAGAATGTGTTCTTTTCACCATTTagtatttcttctgctttgtcCATGGTTTTGCTGGGTTCAAGAGGTAGCACTGAAGCCCAGATTCGTAAG GTGCTTTGTCTGAAGAATGCCCAGGATGCTCACAATGGGTATCAGTCCCTTCTCTCTGAAATTAATGATCTAAACACCAAATACATCCTGAGAACTGCGAACCGCCTCTATGGAGAAAAGACCTTGGAGTTTCTTCCA TCTTTTATAGAGTCCAGTCAGAAATCCTACCATGCTGGCCTGGAACAGATGGACTTCCTGCATGCTTGGGAGGATTCCAGGAAACAAATCAATGTCTGGGTGGAGGAAAGGACTGAAG GTAAAATTCAGAACCTGTTGGCAGAGGGGACTCTTAATTCCCTGACCAGGCTTGTGTTGGTGAATGCCATCTATTTCAAAGGCAACTGGGAAGAGCAGTTCAACAAACAGAGTACCAGAGAGTGGCCATTCCACATTAATAAG AAAGAGACCAAACCTGTGCAGATGATGTTCAAGGAGGCAACTTTTAACATGACCTACGTTGGAGACTTGCAGACCAAAATCCTGGAGCTGCCCTATGTGGGAAAAGAACTGAGCATGATCATCCTGCTCCCTGATGCAATCCAGGATGGCTCCACAGGCTTGGAAAGA ctggaaAGAGAACTTACACATGAGAAGCTGATGGGTTGGATCAGTCCCGAAATGATGAGTTCTACAGAGGTGAAGGTGTATTTACCCAGATTTAAACTGGAAGAAGGTTATGATCTGAAACCTATTCTAAAAAGCATGGGAATGCCTGATGCATTTGAGTCAGGGAAGGCAGACTTTTCAGGAATCTCACCTGGTAATGAGCTGGTGCTCTCTGAAGTGGTTCACAAATCCTTTGTGGAAGTCAATGAAGAAGGCactgaagcagctgctgccacagctatGCTAATGTGTGCGTGTTCCGGTGCAATAATGTCCACTCCAAAATTCATTGCTGATCATCCCTTCCTCTTCTTCATCCGGCACAACAAAACTTGCAGCATTTTGTTCTGTGGCAGATTTTGCTGTCCCTAA
- the LOC131093757 gene encoding serpin B6-like produces MESLCAANSTFAVDLLRRLCEKNSGQNVFFSPFSISSALSMVLLGSRGSTEAQIRKVLCLKNAQDAHNGYQSLLSEINDPNTKYILRTANRLYGEKTFEFLPSFIESSQKSYHAGLEQMDFLHAWEDSRKQINGWVEERTEGKIQNLLAEGTLNSLTRLVLVNAIYFKGNWEEQFNKASTREWPFHINKNETKPVQMMFKEATFNMTYIGDLQTKILELPYVGKELSMIILLPDAIQDGSTGLERLERELTLEKLMGWISPEMMSSTEVKVYLPRFKLEENYDLKPILRSMGMPDAFESGKADFSGMSLVISPGNELVLSEVVHKSFVEVNEEGTEAAAATAMLFCEGSEIIMSIPEFTADHPFLFFIRHNKTCSILFCGRFCCP; encoded by the exons ATGGAAAGCCTCTGTGCagcaaacagcacttttgcTGTGGACCTGTTAAGAAGGCTGTGTGAGAAGAACAGTGGGCAGAATGTGTTCTTTTCACCATTTagtatttcttctgctttgtcCATGGTTTTGCTGGGTTCAAGAGGTAGCACAGAAGCCCAGATTCGTAAG GTGCTTTGTCTGAAGAATGCCCAGGATGCTCACAATGGGTATCAGTCCCTTCTCTCTGAAATTAATGATCCAAACACCAAATACATCCTGAGAACTGCGAACCGGCTCTATGGAGAAAAGACCTTTGAGTTTCTTCCA TCATTTATAGAGTCCAGTCAGAAATCCTACCATGCTGGCCTGGAACAGATGGACTTCCTGCATGCTTGGGAGGATTCCAGGAAACAAATCAATGGCTGGGTGGAGGAAAGGACTGAAG GTAAAATTCAGAACCTGTTGGCAGAGGGGACTCTTAATTCCCTGACCAGGCTTGTGTTGGTGAATGCCATCTATTTCAAAGGCAACTGGGAAGAGCAGTTCAACAAAGCAAGTACCAGAGAGTGGCCATTCCACATTAATAAG AACGAGACCAAACCTGTGCAGATGATGTTCAAGGAGGCAACTTTTAACATGACCTACATTGGAGACTTGCAGACCAAAATCCTGGAGCTGCCCTATGTGGGAAAAGAACTGAGCATGATCATCCTGCTCCCTGATGCAATCCAGGATGGCTCCACAGGCTTGGAAAGA ctggaaAGAGAACTTACACTTGAGAAGCTGATGGGTTGGATCAGTCCAGAAATGATGAGTTCTACAGAGGTGAAGGTGTATTTACCCAGATTTAAACTGGAAGAAAATTATGATCTGAAACCTATTTTAAGAAGCATGGGAATGCCTGATGCATTTGAGTCAGGGAAGGCAGACTTTTCAGGAATGTCACTTGTCATCTCTCCTGGTAATGAGCTGGTGCTCTCTGAAGTGGTTCACAAATCCTTTGTGGAAGTCAATGAAGAAGGCactgaagcagctgctgccacagctatGCTGTTCTGTGAGGGCTCTGAAATAATAATGTCCATTCCAGAATTTACTGCTGATCATCCCTTCCTCTTCTTCATCCGGCACAACAAAACTTGCAGCATTTTGTTCTGTGGCAGATTTTGCTGTCCCTAA